In Thermoplasmata archaeon, one genomic interval encodes:
- a CDS encoding DNA-directed DNA polymerase II small subunit: MREELLAFVSRRGTLLEPDAVEFLLGQRDPMAPLQAFLETCSEPPFVVTLHDVAEAGTIGQQAAVRAQPLPVVPVVRAQASVPASFRREGEPAVGRDADVRILRDITGRSTCEGTLEDFTRYFRHRFQVLRRLLAGRRELAGAQDIAKARKSTREVRIIGMVADVRTTKNGHRVLELEDESETIPVLVPADSDLAAESVVMDEVVGVVGTANDRGLLIAHALVRPDIPTTRPFRGTNGHVRAAFMSDIHVGSRTFLEDKWSKVSAWLGSDDEVARSVRYLVVSGDVVDGIGIYPRQDEELAIDDIYGQYEALAAMMAALPDRIAVVMSPGNHDAVRPAEPQPALPTSIQKLFDSNVTFAGNPCLMSLEGVRILSYHGRSMDDLVSAVPGLSYHRPIDAMKAMLRMRHLAPIYGGKTPIAPEAEDHLIIDDVPDVFATGHVHSVGVDAYRGVVLVNASTWQAQTPYQKMRNINPMPARLPIVDLATGQAVIREF; this comes from the coding sequence ATGCGCGAGGAACTTTTGGCGTTCGTGAGCCGCCGCGGAACGCTGCTCGAGCCGGATGCGGTCGAGTTCCTCCTCGGCCAGAGGGATCCGATGGCGCCCCTCCAAGCGTTCCTCGAGACGTGCTCCGAGCCGCCGTTCGTCGTGACGCTCCATGACGTCGCCGAGGCGGGGACGATCGGCCAGCAGGCGGCCGTCCGGGCCCAGCCCCTCCCGGTCGTGCCGGTCGTGCGCGCACAGGCATCCGTCCCCGCCTCGTTCCGACGGGAGGGCGAGCCGGCGGTCGGCCGCGACGCCGACGTACGGATCCTGCGGGACATCACCGGCCGCTCGACGTGCGAGGGCACGTTGGAGGATTTCACCCGCTACTTCCGCCACCGCTTCCAGGTCCTCCGGCGGCTCCTCGCCGGCCGTCGCGAGCTCGCGGGGGCGCAAGACATCGCGAAGGCGCGCAAGTCGACCCGAGAGGTCCGGATCATCGGGATGGTCGCGGACGTCCGGACGACGAAGAACGGGCACCGCGTCCTCGAGCTCGAGGACGAATCGGAGACGATCCCGGTCCTCGTGCCCGCCGACTCCGACCTCGCCGCGGAGTCGGTCGTGATGGACGAGGTCGTCGGCGTCGTCGGGACCGCGAACGACCGCGGCCTCCTGATCGCGCACGCCCTCGTGCGGCCGGACATCCCGACCACGCGCCCGTTCCGCGGGACGAACGGGCACGTCCGCGCGGCCTTCATGTCGGACATCCACGTCGGCAGCCGCACGTTCCTCGAGGACAAGTGGTCGAAGGTGTCCGCGTGGCTGGGAAGCGACGACGAGGTCGCGCGGTCCGTCCGATATCTCGTCGTGAGCGGGGACGTCGTGGACGGGATCGGCATCTACCCGCGGCAGGACGAGGAGCTCGCGATCGACGACATCTACGGGCAATACGAGGCGCTGGCGGCGATGATGGCCGCCTTGCCCGACCGGATCGCGGTCGTCATGAGTCCCGGGAACCACGACGCCGTGCGTCCCGCCGAGCCGCAGCCGGCGCTCCCGACGTCGATCCAGAAGCTCTTCGACTCGAACGTCACCTTCGCGGGCAACCCGTGCCTCATGAGCCTCGAGGGGGTCCGCATCCTCTCCTACCACGGGCGGAGCATGGACGACCTCGTGTCCGCGGTGCCCGGGCTGAGCTACCACCGGCCGATCGATGCAATGAAGGCGATGCTGCGGATGCGCCACCTCGCGCCGATCTACGGCGGCAAGACGCCGATCGCTCCCGAGGCGGAAGATCACCTGATCATCGACGACGTGCCCGACGTCTTCGCGACGGGCCACGTCCACTCGGTCGGCGTCGACGCGTACCGCGGCGTCGTACTCGTGAACGCGTCCACGTGGCAGGCGCAGACCCCGTACCAGAAGATGCGAAACATCAATCCGATGCCCGCCCGCCTTCCGATCGTGGACCTCGCGACGGGGCAGGCGGTCATCCGGGAGTTCTGA
- a CDS encoding RNA-binding domain-containing protein, whose amino-acid sequence MLRVRVEAPLQATESAEKVSAAIRNLFPDVALQAQADRVVGTTETLDRLRDRIRSQRIRDTARRQFLAGRHGDRTVVDLNKQAAFVGVVSFGTASPLGDIRVEIESDDLSAVIDDVAESTVEPKAKT is encoded by the coding sequence ATGCTCCGAGTCCGGGTCGAGGCCCCTCTCCAGGCGACGGAGAGCGCGGAGAAGGTGTCCGCCGCGATCCGCAACCTCTTCCCCGACGTCGCGTTGCAGGCGCAGGCGGACCGCGTCGTCGGCACGACGGAAACGCTCGACCGCCTGCGGGACCGGATTCGGAGTCAGCGGATCCGCGACACGGCGCGCCGCCAGTTCCTTGCGGGCCGTCATGGGGACCGGACCGTCGTGGACCTGAACAAACAAGCGGCGTTCGTCGGCGTCGTGAGCTTCGGCACGGCCTCGCCGCTCGGCGACATCCGCGTCGAGATCGAATCGGACGATCTCTCGGCCGTGATCGACGACGTCGCGGAGAGCACCGTCGAGCCGAAGGCCAAGACCTAG